In Brassica rapa cultivar Chiifu-401-42 chromosome A06, CAAS_Brap_v3.01, whole genome shotgun sequence, a single window of DNA contains:
- the LOC103848038 gene encoding glutathione S-transferase U27, with amino-acid sequence MSEEKVVVLNFWPSMFGARVIMALEEKEIKFEYKEEDVFGDKTDLLLQSNPVHKKIPVLIHNGKPVCESNIILEYIDEVWNNDKTLRLLPSDPYEKAKCRFWADLIDKKVFDAGRRTWTKKGKEQEEAKREFIETLKVLETELEEKVYFGGNETVSMVDLVLISYYPWFHTWETIGGFSLEDHTPKLMDWVRRCLARPAISKSLPDRLKILGRVSQIIKLHEFFYGY; translated from the exons ATGTCAGAAGAAAAAGTTGTCGTGTTGAACTTCTGGCCAAGCATGTTCGGAGCAAGAGTGATCATGGCGTTAGAAGAAAAAGAGATCAAATTCGAGTACAAGGAAGAAGATGTATTTGGTGACAAGACCGATTTATTGCTCCAATCCAACCCGGTTCACAAGAAAATTCCGGTTCTGATCCACAACGGTAAACCGGTATGCGAGTCCAATATCATACTCGAATATATCGACGAGGTCTGGAATAACGACAAGACTCTTCGTCTACTACCTTCTGATCCTTATGAGAAGGCAAAGTGTAGATTTTGGGCtgatttaattgataaaaag GTTTTTGACGCAGGAAGAAGAACATGGACGAAGAAAGgcaaagaacaagaagaagcaaAACGAGAGTTTATAGAGACATTGAAAGTATTAGAAACAGAGCTTGAGGAAAAGGTCTACTTCGGAGGAAACGAAACTGTTTCTATGGTGGACTTGGTCCTCATCTCTTATTACCCTTGGTTCCACACGTGGGAGACAATAGGTGGTTTTAGCCTGGAGGACCATACTCCCAAGCTAATGGATTGGGTCCGCAGATGTTTAGCCCGACCAGCTATCTCAAAATCTCTACCCGATCGGCTTAAGATCCTTGGTCGAGTGTCTCAGATCATAAAGCTCCATGAGTTCTTCTATGGTTATTGA